In Calliopsis andreniformis isolate RMS-2024a chromosome 6, iyCalAndr_principal, whole genome shotgun sequence, a single genomic region encodes these proteins:
- the Gcs2beta gene encoding glucosidase 2 subunit beta: protein MNDHRVYFTFVLSVCLSILLGHVAGSKVLQIRGIPVAKSSLYSPDRDFQCLDGSLLIPFSRVNDDYCDCADGSDEPGTPACTNGSFYCENSGYKARYIPSTWVNDGICDCCDASDEYASNKECPNNCNELGKEARLEQQKAEELVKEGNKIRVEMIGKGKQLKNDYQARLVKLRADYEEAELVKKEKELLKNRAEERESLALEKYKSAEPEQPAAEEREEEEEEEELQESEAEDYFKLLDSDNSGTITIVELQTRISFDKDRDGAVSEEEALYFLNNKKEINLQEFLNVAWANMKPFLMLEQGIFKPAEQREEEAHESVEEPLEHDKEEDDGEIEDAAGEEQEKAEQSAIQYDEETQAIIDEATSTRENFQAAERSVNDLQLEIRKLEEKLDRDYGAEHEFATLDGECFDYTDLEYIYTLCMFGKTTQKSKSGGSDINLGHWNDWVGPEGQKYSKMKYDRGLTCWNGPARSTIVNLTCGKENKLISVTEPSRCEYVMEFSTPALCNPSMEVGDTHDEL, encoded by the exons ATGAACGATCACAGAGTATATTTTACATTTGTTTTATCGGTCTGCCTGTCGATTCTATTGGGCCACGTAGCCGGCTCCAAGGTGCTACAAATCCGCGGTATACCTGTGGCGAAAAGTTCGTTGTACTCTCCGGATCGTGACTTCCAGTGCCTCGACGGAAGCTTGTTGATACCGTTTTCAAGGGTCAACGATGACTATTGCGATTGTGCAGACGGCAGCGACGAGCCGGGTACGCCTGCTTGCACAAACGGCTCCTTCTACTGTGAGAATTCCGGCTACAAGGCTCGCTACATACCCTCCACCTGGGTAAATGACGGCATCTGCGATTGCTGTGACGCCAGCGATGAGTACGCCTCGAATAAGGAATGCCCAAACAATTGCAATGAGCTTGGTAAAGAAGCTAGATTGGAGCAGCAGAAGGCAGAGGAGTTGGTCAAAGAGGGAAACAAAATAAGGGTCGAGATGATTGGCAAGGGAAAGcagttgaaaaatgattatcaaGCACGTTTGGTAAAGTTACGAGCAGATTATGAGGAAGCAGAGCTTGTAAAGAAGGAGAAAGAATTGTTAAAGAATCGAGCAGAGGAAAGAGAAAGTTTAGCTTTAGAGAAGTATAAATCAGCAGAGCCAGAGCAGCCTGCGGCTGAAGAaagggaagaagaagaagaagaagaagaactgCAGGAATCAGAAGCTGAAGACTACTTCAAGTTGTTGGATTCTGATAATAGTGGTACTATAACGATTGTAGAGTTGCAAACTAGAATATCATTTGACAAGGATAGGGATGGAGCTGTGAGCGAAGAAGAAGCATTATATTTTCTGAATAATAAGAAGGAGATCAATCTTCAAGAGTTCTTGAATGTAGCTTGGGCAAATATGAAGCCTTTCTTAATGTTAGAACAAG GTATATTTAAACCAGCTGAACAAAGGGAAGAAGAGGCACATGAATCTGTAGAAGAACCATTGGAACATGACAAAGAAGAAGATGATGGTGAGATAGAGGATGCAGCAGGTGAAGAGCAGGAAAAGGCAGAACAATCTGCAATTCAATATGATGAGGAGACTCAGGCTATTATTGATGAAGCAACAAGTACTAGAGAGAACTTTCAAGCAGCGGAAAGATCAGTGAATGATTTGCAATTAGAAATCAGAAAGCTAGAAGAGAAATTAGATCGCGATTATGGTGCAGAGCATGAGTTCGCGACCCTAGATGGGGAATGTTTCGACTACACAGACTTGGAGTATATCTACACACTGTGCATGTTCGGAAAAACGACACAGAAATCGAAGTCGGGTGGTAGCGATATCAATTTGGGTCATTGGAACGACTGGGTCGGACCAGAAGGTCAGAAATACTCTAAGATGAAGTATGACAGAGGTCTTACTTGTTGGAACGGCCCTGCACGTTCTACTATAGTTAATCTCACTTGCGGCaaagaaaataaattaatttcagTAACAGAACCTAGTCGATGTGAGTATGTCATGGAATTTTCTACACCAGCTCTATGCAATCCAAGCATGGAGGTCGGTGACACGCACGACGAATTATAA
- the LOC143180930 gene encoding OTU domain-containing protein 7B: MNVGLSTYDGLEKESNSNNALESGGGATKKLARGISRATENAAIVSYARSQLATIGSLDTPEFTFSLPDLSVYPDSFRQFLEKDLIEGGCLSSLETAGRLNWWCGGKNGSNRVLWPLATSGDGNCLLHAASLGMWGFHDRLLTLREALHNTLAKGEYRQALFRRWKWRQVGLNAAAGLSYTEAEWLTEWQTIVDMASPIFRNQTATSYQSLEEVHILALAHALKRPIIVIAETMLKDAEGVALAPIPFGGVYLPLEVPASRCQRTPLLLAYHSAHFSPLVTVDGSSDFGEGCSEGVSIPLVDPDTGQLLPVLFAVDPGPDWDWQEGSRDLLLCQQDTMEILLREYLDCEYQSFASDEFERLSDSDGSLSKTAKQLLGVAKQFGSIGRSVSKRLWSMAKRPKSPPSSTGGLSTEGLLCVRIRSRRHQYVDQMLQNYLQCAHARYLQDHKVDETGSEMNYGAGKSKFYAASDRGSHASISKLLPSNPNKDRTLYLSRSTFYNDQTSSDKSKPEQWNNSNSLGAVVKECRNEQCQFFGSAENDYYCSQCWANRRYR; encoded by the exons ATGAACGTTGGATTATCCACGTATGATGGTTTGGAGAAAGAGTCAAATTCCAATAATGCACTGGAAAGTGGGGGAGGTGCTACAAAAAAATTGGCTAGAGGTATATCTAGAGCAACTGAAAATGCAgccattgtatcttatgctcgatCTCAGTTAGCTACTATAGGGTCTCTAGATACTCCAGAGTTCACATTCTCGCTTCCTGACTTAAGCGTATACCCAG ATTCTTTTCGTCAATTTTTGGAGAAGGATTTAATAGAGGGTGGATGTTTATCTTCTTTGGAAACTGCTGGTCGCTTAAATTGGTGGTGTGGGGGTAAAAATGGAAGTAACAGAGTTTTGTGGCCATTGGCAACATCTGGGGATGGCAATTGTCTCCTACATGCAGCTTCTCTAGGCATGTGGGGCTTTCACGATAGACTTCTTACTTTAAGAGAAGCATTGCATAATACCTTAGCCAAAGGAGAGTATAGACAAGCTCTGTTCAGAAGATGGAAGTGGCGACAAGTGGGTTTAAATGCTGCTGCAGGATTGTCTTACACTGAAGCAGAATGGTTAACAGAATGGCAAACCATTGTAGATATGGCTTCTCCTATTTTTAGAAATCAGACTGCTACTTCCTATCAAAGTCTTGAAGAA GTACATATATTAGCTTTGGCTCATGCCTTGAAAAggcccataatagttatagcagaaACTATGTTAAAAGATGCAGAAGGTGTAGCTTTAGCGCCAATTCCATTTGGCGGCGTCTATCTACCGCTAGAAGTACCTGCATCCCGTTGTCAAAGAACTCCATTGCTTTTAGCATATCATTCAGCCCACTTTTCTCCTCTTGTTACTGTTGATGGATCAAGTGATTTTGGAGAGGGTTGTAGCGAAGGTGTCAGTATACCATTAGTCGACCCAGACACGGGGCAATTATTACCTGTTCTATTCGCGGTTGATCCCGGACCAGATTGGGATTGGCAAGAAGGTTCTCGAGACCTGTTGCTTTGTCAGCAAGACACG ATGGAAATTTTATTACGAGAATACTTGGACTGTGAATATCAAAGCTTTGCATCTGACGAGTTTGAAAGATTGTCGGACTCGGATGGTTCGTTATCTAAAACAGCAAAGCAATTGCTAGGTGTTGCAAAACAATTCGGATCGATTGGAAGATCTGTTAGTAAAAGACTGTGGTCTATGGCGAAAAGACCAAAGAGCCCACCATCTTCGACGGGTGGACTTTCTACGGAAGGTTTATTATGTGTCAGAATCAGAAGTAGGCGTCATCAGTATGTGGATCAGATGCTACAGAATTATCTTCAGTGTGCTCACGCAAG GTACCTTCAAGATCATAAAGTTGACGAGACTGGTAGTGAAATGAACTATGGTGCTGGCAAATCCAAATTTTATGCTGCCAGCGATCGAGGAAGTCATGCGAGCATTAGTAAATTATTACCCTCCAATCCAAATAAAGATCGTACACTGTATCTTTCGAG GTCTACCTTTTATAATGACCAAACTTCGTCCGATAAGTCGAAACCAGAACAGTGGAATAACAGCAACAGTTTAGGG GCAGTCGTTAAAGAATGTCGTAATGAGCAATGTCAATTTTTTGGATCGGCGGAGAACGATTACTATTGTTCACAATGTTGGGCAAATCGACGTTATCGCTGA
- the Jtbr gene encoding jumping translocation breakpoint protein JTBR isoform X1, producing MLYVLDEEFREIVYIDMIELCTKKRMLIGITLLGGLTILVLIVESHWTDSSSKLYLDNFENNTACISGDEYEITSECHPCTAFEIASKSINICAHARYKEVVKCKSGETITRSCDRVAWLEERTFWKFEAFMFILALSSCISVYWRENVLRQRIIRKVARQLRASV from the exons Atgctgtatgtat TGGACGAGGAATTTCGTGAAATAGTCTACATCGACATGATCGAGCTGTGTACGAAAAAACGAATGTTAATTGGCATAACATTATTGGGAGG GTTAACAATTTTAGTGTTAATAGTTGAAAGTCATTGGACAGATAGTTCCAGTAAGCTTTACTTagataattttgaaaataatacAGCATGCATTTCTGGTGATGAGTATGAAATAACTTCAGAATGTCATCCGTGTACTGCATTTGAAATAGCAAGTAAAAGTATTAACATATGTGCTCATGCGAGGTACAAAGAAGTGGTAAAATGTAAAAGTGGAGAAACAATAACAAGAAG TTGTGACAGGGTAGCATGGTTAGAGGAGAGGACATTTTGGAAGTTCGAGGCATTCATGTTTATATTGGCTTTAAGTTCCTGCATCAGTGTTTATTGGAGAGAGAATGTTCTGAGACAAAGAATAATAAGAAAAGTAGCCAGGCAGCTAAGAGCTAGTGTGTAG
- the Jtbr gene encoding jumping translocation breakpoint protein JTBR isoform X2 yields the protein MVDEEFREIVYIDMIELCTKKRMLIGITLLGGLTILVLIVESHWTDSSSKLYLDNFENNTACISGDEYEITSECHPCTAFEIASKSINICAHARYKEVVKCKSGETITRSCDRVAWLEERTFWKFEAFMFILALSSCISVYWRENVLRQRIIRKVARQLRASV from the exons ATGG TGGACGAGGAATTTCGTGAAATAGTCTACATCGACATGATCGAGCTGTGTACGAAAAAACGAATGTTAATTGGCATAACATTATTGGGAGG GTTAACAATTTTAGTGTTAATAGTTGAAAGTCATTGGACAGATAGTTCCAGTAAGCTTTACTTagataattttgaaaataatacAGCATGCATTTCTGGTGATGAGTATGAAATAACTTCAGAATGTCATCCGTGTACTGCATTTGAAATAGCAAGTAAAAGTATTAACATATGTGCTCATGCGAGGTACAAAGAAGTGGTAAAATGTAAAAGTGGAGAAACAATAACAAGAAG TTGTGACAGGGTAGCATGGTTAGAGGAGAGGACATTTTGGAAGTTCGAGGCATTCATGTTTATATTGGCTTTAAGTTCCTGCATCAGTGTTTATTGGAGAGAGAATGTTCTGAGACAAAGAATAATAAGAAAAGTAGCCAGGCAGCTAAGAGCTAGTGTGTAG
- the Gstcd gene encoding glutathione S-transferase, C-terminal domain containing, which yields MDEAYLEIFSLTELCLAPIETIITLFIVKYCNSKINIKFVTSKQKPRERAYTIDISGFLYEVLDPSKIPYTAKSCELPIIVVNKTSCIAGLCAILRQIIKEVTAEYPKHYCRKLLGFKDSCLTACSEASAWTKFCEVDLILTLKFLQANNAVQKELPCSMVRFEQHMSQPVRLHNLYKYAMSKKFSDEKVVILDGTRLPEHTYAKGSYATLADIIIFVCTHILLTVFSSKITLKLLPLTAKWYKKMIEDEIIVNCLECLPLVKNQDLIEFDYILPEVPDHTLFKNESNRHKPRSRVYTKQEDVEQSLELFRTLNIKAELDLKPFGAELNLDWSTVPYDATPEGGSLPPTRLKKKQEQLQNMCKPVIKLAKTGNIIVDFCSGSGHLGILVAYLLPQCTVILLENKEESLNRAKERVKKLQLKNVKFYQCNLDYFKGDFDIGMSLHACGVATDLVIQQCVRKRAIFVCCPCCYGSLRDCHHLTYPRSNIFKQMDQAKYTILSHAADQTHDEQNVKTKQGYECMAIIDTDRKLQAEQFGYRVYLSKFVPTTCTPKNHILVGIPMNEIVNANGVN from the coding sequence ATGGATGAAGCTTATTtggaaatattttctttaaCAGAACTATGTCTTGCACCAATAGAAACAATAATAACATTATTCATTGTAAAATACTGCAATTCTAAGATCAATATCAAATTTGTAACAAGTAAACAAAAACCTCGGGAAAGAGCATACACAATAGATATTTCAGGTTTCCTATATGAAGTTCTAGACCCAAGTAAAATTCCATATACCGCGAAATCGTGCGAATTGCCTATTATTGTTGTAAATAAAACTAGCTGCATCGCCGGTCTCTGTGCCATTTTACGGCAAATTATTAAAGAGGTAACGGCTGAATATCCGAAACACTATTGTCGGAAATTGCTAGGATTCAAAGACTCATGTCTCACAGCTTGCTCTGAAGCAAGCGCGTGGACAAAATTTTGTGAGGTGGATCTGATCTTGACCTTAAAATTTCTGCAAGCTAATAATGCTGTGCAGAAAGAATTGCCCTGCAGTATGGTGAGGTTTGAACAGCACATGTCGCAGCCTGTTAGGTTGCACAATTTGTATAAATATGCCATGTCGAAGAAGTTTTCGGACGAAAAGGTAGTTATACTAGATGGAACTCGTTTACCGGAACATACATATGCCAAAGGCTCGTACGCGACGCTGGCGGATATAATTATATTCGTCTGTACACATATTTTATTAACTGTATTTTCGAGCAAGATAACGTTGAAGTTACTTCCGCTGACCGCAAAGTGGTACAAGAAAATGATCGAGGATGAAATCATAGTCAATTGTCTCGAATGCTTACCATTAGTCAAAAATCAAGATTTGATTGAATTCGATTACATCCTTCCAGAAGTACCAGACCATACGTTGTTCAAGAACGAGTCGAATAGGCATAAACCGAGAAGTCGTGTTTATACGAAGCAGGAAGACGTAGAGCAGTCGTTGGAATTGTTCAGAACGTTGAATATAAAAGCTGAGCTTGATTTGAAGCCGTTTGGCGCGGAATTGAATCTGGACTGGTCCACAGTACCTTACGACGCCACACCGGAAGGTGGTTCTTTGCCACCAACGCGATTAAAGAAAAAACAGGAACAATTACAAAATATGTGTAAGCCTGTGATAAAGTTGGCAAAAACTGGGAATATAATTGTAGACTTTTGTtctggtagtggtcatttaggcATCTTGGTTGCGTACCTATTACCACAATGTACCGTgatattattagaaaataaagaGGAGTCGCTGAACAGAGCCAAAGAAAGGGTTAAAAAGTTGCAGTTAAAGAACGTGAAATTCTACCAATGTAATTTAGATTACTTCAAAGGTGATTTTGATATCGGTATGTCGCTGCACGCGTGTGGTGTTGCAACTGACTTAGTGATACAACAGTGCGTTAGGAAAAGAGCTATTTTCGTTTGTTGCCCGTGTTGTTACGGATCATTGCGAGATTGCCATCATTTGACCTATCCGAGAAGTAATATTTTCAAACAAATGGATCAGGCAAAATATACCATACTTAGTCACGCGGCAGATCAAACTCATGATGAGCAAAACGTTAAAACGAAGCAAGGATACGAGTGTATGGCTATCATAGATACGGACAGAAAATTACAGGCTGAACAATTTGGGTACAGAGTGTATCTGTCTAAATTTGTACCAACCACCTGTACACCTAAAAATCATATACTTGTCGGGATCCCTATGAATGAAATTGTAAATGCAAATGGTGTGAATTAA
- the LOC143181124 gene encoding ubiquitin-conjugating enzyme E2 R2, translated as MAQPTSSALRALALEYRSLQEEPVEGFRVKLVNEDNMFEWEVAIFGPPDTLYQGGYFKAHMKFPEDYPYNPPSIRFMTKVWHPNVYENGDLCISILHPPVDDPQSGELPCERWNPTQNVRTILLSVISLLNEPNTYSPANVDASVMYRRWRDSKGRDKEYENIIRKQAQAAKMEAEKEGIVVPVTLEDYCIKTNARPAEQQLDMTDFYDDEYELDDDEDDQLSASEYEDGDDSGNGES; from the exons ATGGCACAACCAACGAGTAGTGCTCTCAGGGCACTCGCCCTCGAATATAGAAGCCTACAGGAGGAACCTGTCGAGGGGTTCCGCGTGAAACTCGTTAACGAGGACAACATGTTTGAGTGGGAAGTGGCTATCTTCGGGCCTCCGGATACACTTTACCAAGGAGGATACTTCAag GCACACATGAAGTTCCCGGAGGATTATCCATACAATCCACCTAGCATTCGGTTTATGACGAAAGTTTGGCATCCGAACGTGTACGAG AACGGCGACCTGTGTATATCGATCCTGCATCCGCCCGTAGACGATCCACAGAGCGGTGAATTGCCGTGCGAGAGGTGGAACCCAACACAGAATGTCAG GACGATCCTCCTGTCGGTGATCTCTCTATTGAACGAGCCCAATACCTACAGCCCTGCCAACGTGGATGCTTCGGTGATGTATAGGCGCTGGCGCGACTCCAAGGGTCGAGACAAAGAGTATGAAAATATCATAAG AAAACAGGCACAGGCAGCTAAGATGGAAGCCGAGAAAGAGGGAATTGTAGTTCCGGTGACGCTGGAGGATTACTGCATAAAAACGAACGCGAGGCCGGCTGAGCAACAGCTAGACATGACGGATTTCTACGACGATGAGTATGAGCTGGACGACGACGAGGACGATCAGTTGAGCGCGAGCGAGTACGAGGACGGCGACGATAGCGGCAACGGAGAGTCGTGA
- the LOC143181126 gene encoding microsomal glutathione S-transferase 1, which yields MLNINPELFKTFAFWTSIIGLKVLAMAPLTTRQRFRKQVFMNPEDTKFTHKATVGSSDDDVERVRRAHLNDLENIPVWMVVTLLWLTTNPSVWLATNLIRCFALCRIAHTLVYAVCPMQPARALSFGLGTAVTVYEAVATIITYL from the exons ATGCTGAACATAAATCCAGAGCTTTTTAAAACTTTTGCCTTTTGGACCAGTATTATTGGTTTAAAGGTACTGGCAATGGCACCATTGACTACACGTCAACGGTTTAGAAAACAG GTATTTATGAATCCTGAAGATACTAAATTTACACATAAAGCAACAGTTGGTTCCAGTGATGATGACGTTGAAAGGGTACGCAGAGCACATCTAAATGACCTAGAAAATATTCCTGTCTGGATGGTGGTTACGCTTCTGTGGTTAACTACAAACCCCTCTGTATGGTTAGCTACTAATTTAATCAGGTGTTTCGCGTTGTGTAGAATTGCTCATACTTTAGTATATGCTGTTTGTCCAATGCAACCTGCCAGAGCATTATCATTTGGACTTGGTACTGCTGTTACAGTATATGAAGCGGTAGCTACTATAATAACATATCTTTAA
- the LOC143180196 gene encoding putative cytochrome P450 6a13 — MGMECASNNKIFLMLRKILCLYFKKRCAFLLCLCTKQFFKKPLPGKLQYSLILVFLYQWLKRTADNSKHYLLKYKFIRKLFITLYEIVANSKLCNIVQSMDLNSAYSVYIVHIVLGIICFVLYKYVTSYNHWSSKGIPGPRPLPFLGTIGSVLLGGPTYTDYLRKVYTQYENEPVVGIYNMSIPILIIRDVDLIKDILINNFDNFADRAINFNADVKSITEHLFNIDSVHWKYFRTKFNIMYMENDLQKLMNKDNVIECQEVALKCTACVIGSYIFGINAHTMVNEQALITKVGRMVFEPSFGGYLKKFILSYMPIPFKYFKLHRLNSDFFLNIIKEIVEFKKHRYEKENGDKICYDFIDILLEVQGEDKNMRLTSKEVAAQVFTFFLAGTCTTASTISYALYELAQAPQIQERLRNEITNTLVECNNQITYEALMNMTYLNMVIQEVLRKYPSLSEILRQTTKPCMLGNTGIQLHVNQRIVIPVYAIHYDPQYYPRPELFDPERFSEENKKTRPHMVFLPFGKGPRNCIGKQFGQIQSKFGLITILKNYYVSVCEKTEIPLKTSRTSLSILAVNGIHLKFEKVIN; from the exons ATGG GAATGGAATGTGCTTCCAataacaaaatttttttaatgctAAGAAAGATACTTTGTTTATATTTTAAGAAAAGATGTGCCTTTTTATTGTGTCTTTGTACTAAACaatttt TCAAGAAACCATTACCAGGGAAgttacaatattcattaatattgGTGTTTCTTTATCAGTGGCTAAAAAGAACAGCAGATAACTCAAAGCATTATCTATTAAAATATAAGTTTAtcagaaaattatttataaccTTGTATGAAATTGTTGCAAATAGCa AATTGTGTAACATAGTACAAAGTATGGATCTGAATAGTGCATATTCTGTGTATATAGTACATATTGTGTTAGGTATAATCTGTTTTGTTCTTTATAAATATGTAACTTCTTACAATCATTGGAGTTCTAAAGGAATACCAGGACCAAGACCTTTACCTTTCCTTGGTACTATTGGTTCTGTTTTACTTGGTGGACCTACCTATACTGATTATCTTCGAAAAGTATATACTCAGTATGAAAATGAGCCAGTTGTTGGTATTTATAATATGTCTATTCCAATCTTAATTATTCGAGATGTTGATTTAATCAAAgacattttaattaataattttgacAATTTTGCGGATCGTGCAATAAACTTTAATGCAGATGTTAAATCTATCACAGAGCATCTTTTCAATATAGATTCTGTACATTGGAAATATTTTCgaacaaaatttaatataat GTATATGGAAAACGATTTACAGAAGTTAATGAATAAAGACAATGTAATTGAATGTCAAGAAGTAGCTTTAAAATGTACTGCATGTGTTATTGGATCATATATTTTTGGCATTAATGCACATACTATGGTCAATGAACAAGCACTAATTACAAAAGTGGGACGTATGGTTTTTGAACCCAGTTTTGGAGGATATTTAAAAAAGTTTATTTTATCCTACATGCCTAtaccatttaaatattttaagctACATAGACTGAACAGTGATTTTTTTCTTAATATAATAAAAGAAATTGTAGAATTTAAAAAACATAGATATGAAAAGGAAAATGGAGATAAAATATGTTATGATTTCATAGATATACTTTTAGAGGTTCAAGGAGAAGATAAAAATATGC GTTTAACAAGCAAAGAAGTAGCAGCACAGGTCTTTACATTTTTTCTGGCAGGAACTTGCACAACTGCAAGTACTATAAGTTATGCTCTATATGAGCTTGCACAAGCACCGCAGATTCAAGAGAGATTACGAAATGAAATTACAAATACTCTAGTTGAATGTAATAATCAGATAACATATGAGGCTTTAATGAATATGACATATTTAAATATGGTTATTCAAG AAGTTCTAAGAAAGTATCCATCTCTTTCTGAAATCCTTCGACAAACAACAAAACCTTGTATGTTGGGGAATACAGGAATTCAGTTGCATGTTAATCAGAGAATTGTAATACCTGTATATGCTATACACTATGATCCACAATATTATCCACGTCCTGAACTTTTTGATCCAGAAAGATTTTCTGAAGAAAATAAGAAGACTAGACCACACATGGTTTTTCTACCTTTTGGGAAAGGACCTAGAAATTGTATAG GTAAACAGTTCGGTCAAATACAATCGAAATTTGGTCTAATCAcgattttgaaaaattattatgtttctgtttGCGAAAAGACAGAGATACCACTCAAGACAAGTAGAACGAGTTTAAGTATTTTGGCAGTCAATGGAATCCATTTAAAATTCGAAAAAGtgataaattaa